The DNA region CGCGCGAGCGGCATCTCGGCAAGATTCACAACAGTTAGAGCCTCATCCCGAGGTGAACGACGACGAGCCCGCTGCGGCACTGGCCGCAAGACGTCAGGGCTCGGACCGACGAGAGACGACCGTTCATCTCTCTTTTTGATGCGGGAGGAACCCTATGAGTTCTGCTACGAGGAAGCTCTTTTTCATTCTGCTCAGCTGTACTTTGTTGCTGCCCACCGGTTGGGCTGCGGCTCAGCTTGGCACGGGACAGCCCGGTGGCGGACAGCCCGGCTCCGAGAAGCCCGAGGTCCTGGATCCCGACGCCGTCACCGATATCGAGTGGATGGCTCGGCAGCAGTTCGAGGATGCCTTCGCCGACGGCCTGCCGGCGGCCGGCCTCGATGGCGGACCGCGGGGTGACGGCAGCGCCGAGCTGCTGCCCGGGTTCCGCTGCCTGCCGTCTTGTGCGGCGGATGACGCGCGCTTCCTGGCGGTGGCCAGCGGCGCGGCCCTGGTGACCTTGAGCGAGTCCTCCCTGGACGTGCAGGTGGCAGCGCCGGTAGGCACCGCGTCGTTCCAGATCGGTGTCTTCGACGGCGACGCCAACGCCGCCAACGGCAATTGGGACGTCGGGGCCGCCCCGTTCTCCTACACCGTCTACGCTGATCCGGACCGCGACGGCAGCGGTTCCACGGTGGTCGCCGGGCCCTTCATGAGCACCACGCTGCTCAACAACGACTGGTTCGACATCAGCATCACCACCGGCCCGGAGGCGCAGGCGCCCAGCGGCAACTACTTCTATCGCCTAGAGATCAACACGGAGGATCCCACCCTCACCGTGCTCAACTCCTTCAAGTTGCGCACCGATGGCGTTGTGTCCATCGAGGTGGCTCAGCAGCCCTTCGGCTTCTATGCGGCGATCCAGAGCCAGGCCGACGCCCTCACGGTCTTCCCGGACTTCCCGACCTACGATCCCATGGCCGCTCCCGGCAGCCCCGGCGCCACCACCTACGATGGTTCTTTCGATTTCTATCTCGACATCGCTTTGGAGGAAGAGGACCTGGTGCTTTGGGGTGGTGACCTCGACTACGGCGCCTACGACGGCAGCACCGCCGATACCGACGATCCGGATACCCCCAATGCTCCCTTCCTGCCGCCCTGGGCCACCGGCGACGCGGTTTCGGAAGGAGTAGCGACGGGCCTGACCGGCGCCACCGGCAATCCGCCGGACGACGTCAATCCTGCGGGGCTGGGCGCTTACCTCCAGCGCCAGCCGTCCATCGAGTTCGATTTCATCGATCCCAACGGCATGGTCTACTCCAATCCCAACCCCTCCGGCAATCAGGAATGGGAGCAGTTCCGGCTGACTACCGGGCCCTTCGATCCCGCCACCGCCGATCAGCAGGCGCCGGAGTTGCCGGCGGGTACCTACGTGGTGCGAGCCCGCGGTGTGGACATGCAGAATCTAAATTTCTGGCGCTTCTTCCACCCGGTGCTCTGCGTCGAGACCGACGGTAGCCCCTGCATTCCGCTGCGGGAGTTCCTCATCGGTGACACCGTCTTCTTCGACGCCGACGGCGACGGCCTTCAGGATGCCGGTGAGTCGGGCATCGGTGGCGTCGTGGTGCAGCTTTTCAACTCCCAGGGCACCATGCTCGGGGAGACCACCACCGCGGCGGATGGCACCTACTCGTTCGACGTCACCAGCGGTGACTTCACCGTCGAGGTGGCGGCCACCAACTTCCTGCCCGGCCAGCCGCTGGATGGACTCGCCTCCACCACCGGCGACGCTATCTCCGGCACGGTGGTGGACGACAACGTCCTGACCTTCGACTTCGGCTACCGCGGCACCGGCAGCATCGGCAACTTCGTGTGGCTGGACTCCAACGGTGACGGAGTGTTCAACGAGCCCGCCGGTTCGGGTCTGTCCGGCGTCGTGCTGCAGCTGACGGAGGCCGGCACGGACGGCGTCTTCGGCACCGCCGACGACGTCTCCCTCGGCACCCAGACCACCGACGCCGGAGGTATCTACGAGTTCACCGGCTTGCTGCCCGGTCTCTACCGGGTCGACGTGGATGAGAGCTCGCTGGCCGCCGGCCTGCAGCTGACCACCGGCAACGAGCCTCTGGACGTGGCCCTGGGCGCCGGCGAGAACTACGGCGACGCCGACTTCGGCTATCAGCCCGGCGGCTCCATGGCCTGCACCACCGAGCCCCTGGGCACTGCCAACGGCTTCAACGTCTTCGTCTTCGGTGACCTCGACCAGAGCAACACCGACGTCACCGGCCGTCTGGCGGTGGGCGACGATGCGACGCTGATGAACTTCGGCGTCGGTCTCGCTCTCTCCAACTCCGGTGGTACCCGCGACGACCTGGTGGTGGGCGACGACCTGACCTTCACCAACGGTCAGGTCTACAACGGCAACCTGGTCTACGGCGACATCGCCAACCTGACCAGCGTGACGGTGCTCAACGGCACCTCGCGCCAGGACTCGCCCATCGACTTCGCCGCCGAGCAGAGCTTCCTGGAGGGAGCTTCCGCCTACTGGGCCGGCCTCACCGCCAACGGCACCACCACGGTCAACTATTGGGGTGGTCCGACGGCGCAGATCCAGCTCGACGGCACGGATCCGGACCTCAACATCTTCGATCTCTCCGGAGCTGATCTGTCGGCGGCCAACACGCTGAACATCAACGCGCCGGCGGGCTCGACGGTGTTGATCAACATCGACGGCGCCACCAACCAGATGCAGTACTTCGGCATCTCGGTCAACGGCACCGACCGCGGCAACGTGCTCTACAACTTCTTCGAGACCACGAACCTGACCGTTCAGGGCATCGGCATCCAGGGCTCGATCTTCGCGCCCTTCGCCCACGTGGACTTCAACAACGGCAATATCGACGGCACCCTCGTGGCGGCCAGCCTGTCGGGCTATGGCGAGAGCCATCACGTGCCTTTCACCGGCTGCCTGCCGCCGTACGAGCTGCCGCCGCAGCCCGCCAGCCTCGGCGACCGGGTGTGGTGGGACACCAACGGTGACGGCGTCCAGGACGCCGGTGAGCCGAGCCTCAACAGTGTCGTCATCGACCTGCTGGATGCCGGCGACAATGTGGTGGCGACCACCGTCACCGGTCCCGACGGCCAGTACGGCTTCGGCGATCTGGCTCCCGGCACCTACACCGTGGTGGTGGATGCTTCCACCTTGCCGCCGGGCCTGATCCCGAGCTACGACCTGGACGGCATCGGCACGCCGGATCGGGCCACCGTCACCGTCGCCTCGGGAGAGAACCGGGACGATGTGGACTTCGGCTACGCCGGAGATTCCACCGAGTTCTGCGTCGGCGCCGCGCCGACGGATCCCCAGTGGTTGAACAACATCAACGACCACGCGCTGTGGCTGCCGGGTATCGGCAAGCACTTCGTGTTCAGCTCCCAGGCGACCTTCGTGGAAAACCCCGACGGCACCGCCACCTTGAACGGCACGGTCTATGACCTCAACGATCCGGAGCGCCGCTTCATCGTCAACGCGAGCTTCAGCGGCCGTAGCGACTCGACGCCTCCCGGCGGCAGCCCGAAGAAGGAATTGAAGAGCGGCGCCTACGCCGAGAACGGCGGACCGGTGGACACCGGTACCTGGTGGTACTACACCTCCTTCTCCGGCACTTTGTTGGGTGATGGTTCCCTCGCCGGCGCCTTCGTCGACTTCCAGATGACCGGTCCGGCCTTCCAGATCGGCTACGGCGCCAACAACAAGAACCTCGAGTTCGGTGCCTCCGGCTGGCTGGTCTGGCAGGTGCTGGCGCAGCCCTTCAGCGGCCCGGCGCTGGAGCCCAGCGGCCAGGGTGACTTCAACCTCGAATTCTTCGAGTGCCCGGAGCCGGGCATCTGTCTGCCGGATCTCGACTTCGAGGTCAGCAGCATGGGCGTCTTCCTGCTCCCCGGGCAGGTCATCGACGAGGAGTTCTCGGCCTTCGGCATCCACGCCACCAGCGGGGATCCGGCGGCGCACCCGCTGATGATCTTCAACAGCTTCGCCCCCACCGGCGGCGATCCGGATCTGGGCACTCCCAACCAGGACTTCGGCGGGCCCGGCGTGGGCGCCGGCGGCGGTCTCGGAATGCCCGGAGAGAATTCGATTCCCGAGGGCAACATCCTGATCCTTTCGGAGGATGCGGATTCCAGCGATCCGGACGACGACCGCAACGGCGGCGTGATGATCTTCGACTTCGATGTACCGGTGGAGATCCACTCCGTCCGCGTCCTCGACATCGACAATGGAGAGCTGGTGGACCTGCTGGCCTTCGATGCCGACGGCTTCCTCATGGGCCAGGCGACGGCGGTATCCATGGGCGACAACAGCGCCCAGGACGTCCTCCTCTTCGCCTCCGGCATCAGCCGCCTGGAAGCGCAGTTCGCCGGCAGCGGCGGGTTGGCGGAGATCGTCTTCTGCCCCGATGGTGGCGGTGGGGACGACGACGATGACGACGATGATGATGATGACGGCGGTGACGGCATCGTCCCGTCCCAGCCGGAGCGCATGCGCGCCGGCGGCTAGCGGTCTCTCCCGCTTCTAACATCCATCGGAAAGCCCCGGAATCTTTTCCGGGGCTTTCCGTGTCTATATAGAGGAAGGAAAGTTTGCGCCCCGGCTCTTGGCCGGCTTTTTGGCCGGCTTTTGGCTCGATGAACGCGGTTCTATAGCTAGGAGGGTCCTTTTCGTCGTGGGTGGCCTATCCGCCATCATCCATTTCGATCGCTCCCCGTTGGATCGGGAGACGCTGGTGCGGATGACCGACGCGGCAGCCCACCGGGGACCGCAGGGTACGTCCTATGCCCTCGGTCACCACGCCGGCCTGGCGGCGCTCACCCTCCTGCCTTCGCGATCTCGCCCCGGCGCCCGGGCGCATTCCCTGGCCTCCAGTGATGTCGGCGTGGATCTGGTCGCTGATGCCCGGCTGGATCGCCGCGACGAGCTGCGGCGCCAGCTTTCGGCGGCGGGGCAGGCTCTTCCCGATCAGGCCTTGGTCGAAGGCCCCACCGACGCAGAGCTCCTGCTGGCCGCCTATCTCGCCTGGGGCGAGGGTTGCCCCCAACGGTTGAGTGGTGATTTCGCCTTCGTGGTCTGGGACCGTCGCCACCGGCGGGCTTTCTGCGCCCGGGACCGTTTCGGTGTCAAGCCCCTGCACTACCTCCTGCGCGACCGTCGCCTGTACGTGGCCTCCGAGGCCCAGCAGCTGCTGCGGGGGCTGGGCCTGCGGGCTCAGCTGGACGAGGTCGCGGTGGCGGATTACCTGATGGACGATTCGCGGGACGAGGAACGAACCTTCTTCGTCGGCCTCCAGCGAC from Acidobacteriota bacterium includes:
- a CDS encoding choice-of-anchor A family protein, which encodes MSSATRKLFFILLSCTLLLPTGWAAAQLGTGQPGGGQPGSEKPEVLDPDAVTDIEWMARQQFEDAFADGLPAAGLDGGPRGDGSAELLPGFRCLPSCAADDARFLAVASGAALVTLSESSLDVQVAAPVGTASFQIGVFDGDANAANGNWDVGAAPFSYTVYADPDRDGSGSTVVAGPFMSTTLLNNDWFDISITTGPEAQAPSGNYFYRLEINTEDPTLTVLNSFKLRTDGVVSIEVAQQPFGFYAAIQSQADALTVFPDFPTYDPMAAPGSPGATTYDGSFDFYLDIALEEEDLVLWGGDLDYGAYDGSTADTDDPDTPNAPFLPPWATGDAVSEGVATGLTGATGNPPDDVNPAGLGAYLQRQPSIEFDFIDPNGMVYSNPNPSGNQEWEQFRLTTGPFDPATADQQAPELPAGTYVVRARGVDMQNLNFWRFFHPVLCVETDGSPCIPLREFLIGDTVFFDADGDGLQDAGESGIGGVVVQLFNSQGTMLGETTTAADGTYSFDVTSGDFTVEVAATNFLPGQPLDGLASTTGDAISGTVVDDNVLTFDFGYRGTGSIGNFVWLDSNGDGVFNEPAGSGLSGVVLQLTEAGTDGVFGTADDVSLGTQTTDAGGIYEFTGLLPGLYRVDVDESSLAAGLQLTTGNEPLDVALGAGENYGDADFGYQPGGSMACTTEPLGTANGFNVFVFGDLDQSNTDVTGRLAVGDDATLMNFGVGLALSNSGGTRDDLVVGDDLTFTNGQVYNGNLVYGDIANLTSVTVLNGTSRQDSPIDFAAEQSFLEGASAYWAGLTANGTTTVNYWGGPTAQIQLDGTDPDLNIFDLSGADLSAANTLNINAPAGSTVLINIDGATNQMQYFGISVNGTDRGNVLYNFFETTNLTVQGIGIQGSIFAPFAHVDFNNGNIDGTLVAASLSGYGESHHVPFTGCLPPYELPPQPASLGDRVWWDTNGDGVQDAGEPSLNSVVIDLLDAGDNVVATTVTGPDGQYGFGDLAPGTYTVVVDASTLPPGLIPSYDLDGIGTPDRATVTVASGENRDDVDFGYAGDSTEFCVGAAPTDPQWLNNINDHALWLPGIGKHFVFSSQATFVENPDGTATLNGTVYDLNDPERRFIVNASFSGRSDSTPPGGSPKKELKSGAYAENGGPVDTGTWWYYTSFSGTLLGDGSLAGAFVDFQMTGPAFQIGYGANNKNLEFGASGWLVWQVLAQPFSGPALEPSGQGDFNLEFFECPEPGICLPDLDFEVSSMGVFLLPGQVIDEEFSAFGIHATSGDPAAHPLMIFNSFAPTGGDPDLGTPNQDFGGPGVGAGGGLGMPGENSIPEGNILILSEDADSSDPDDDRNGGVMIFDFDVPVEIHSVRVLDIDNGELVDLLAFDADGFLMGQATAVSMGDNSAQDVLLFASGISRLEAQFAGSGGLAEIVFCPDGGGGDDDDDDDDDDDGGDGIVPSQPERMRAGG